The genomic DNA TCGGCAGACTCAATTCATCATTCATAATTTCGGCGTTAGCCGAAGTATTCCACTGCGTTGCGGGGCGTTTCATATAGTTTGACGCAGTGCAGCCGGGCCGAGCTGATGGCGGGTAACTCGCGCTCGATAATCTGCCAGAAGGCCACGGCCAGGTTTTCGGTGCTGGCCAGCTGGCCGGCCAAAAACGGCACGTCGAGATTAAGGTTTTTGTGGTCTACCTGGTCGGTGATGTGCGTGCGCAGCAGGTCGCTTAAAGCCTTGAGGTCCACCACGAAACCGGTGTCGGGGTCGGGCTGGCCCTTCACGGTCACTATCATCTCATAGTTGTGGCCGTGCCAGTTTTCGTTGGCGCAGGGGCCGAATACTTCCGCGTTGCGCTCCGGGCTCCAGGCGGGGTTGTAGAGCTTGTGGGCGGCATTGAAGTGCTCGCGGCGGCTGACGTATAGCATAAGGGGTTCCTGGTTTCTGGTTCCTAGTTGATGGGTGGTTACTAGTTGATTAGAACTAGTAACCCGCAACTAGAAACTCTTTTTCCGCAGCAAAGATACAAAAAACGGCACCCCCAGCAGGGCCGTGACCAGGCCCACCGGCAGGCCAGCGGGGGGGTAGAGCAGCCGCGCCAGCAGGTCGCAGGCCAGCAGAAAGCCGCCACCCAGCACCGCGCAAAACGCCAGATTAGCCCGGCCGGCCGTGCCCAGCAGTCCCCGCGTGAGGTGCGGCACCACCAGCCCCACGAAACCAATTGGCCCGCACAACGCCACTACCCCCCCCGTGAGGGCCGCCACCAGCCCCAGCAGCAGCCACCGCAGCCGCGCCACCGGCAGGCCCAGCGCCTGCGCCCGCTCCTCGCCCAGCAGCAGCAGGTTCAGGTCTTTTTGGAGAAAAACCAGCAGCCCCAGGCTGGCCACCAGCACGGCGGCCGGGTAGCTCAGCACCACCCAGCTGGCCCGCTCAAACGACCCGAACGCCCAGAAAACCACCGTCTGCAAATTGCCCTGGTCGGCCTTCAAAAATGTAATGAGCGAGCCCGCCGCCGCCGCCAACGCGCCCACCCCTACCCCCCCCAGCAGCAGCGACGCCGGCAGCACCCGCCCCCGCCGCGAGCCAATGGCCACCACCAGCACCGTGGCCAGCAGCCCGCCCGCCAGGGCCGCCAGCGGCGGCAAATACAGCCCACCCAGCGTGAGCGCCGGAAAAAACAGGTAGGTAATAATCGCCCCCAGCGACGCCCCCGACGCCGTGCCCAACAAATACGGGTCGGCCAGCGGGTTCGTCACCAGCGTCTGCAGCAGGTAGCCGCTCAGCGCCAGGCTCGCGCCCGCCAGCCACGCCAGCAGCAGGCGCGGCAGCCGCAGCTCCACCAGCACCAGCTGGGCCGGGTCGGTGGGGTCGTAGTGCCGCAGCGTGCGCAGAATAAACGCGTAGCTGGTGACGTACGAGCCCACGCGCAGCCCCAAAACCAGCAGCAGCAGCGTGAGCAGCGTGCCCGCGAGCAGCCAGCGGCCGGGGTGCGTAGCGGGCATAGCTTAGTTCGTTAAAAGAGCGCGCAACTCACGCACCGCTTCCACCACGCGGGGGCTCGGGCGCTGGAGCAAATTAGGCGTGGTGGCGAATACGCGGCGGTTCTGGTAAGCGCGCGTGCGCCGCAACTCGGGGTTATTCTTAAAAAACGTGCTGTCGAGCTTCCCAAACCGGCCGCCGAGCAATACATCCGGGTTCAGCTTCAAAATATACTCCCGCGTGAGGGCCGGAAAGGGCTGCGGGAAGGTATCGCGCACCGCATTTTGCCCGCCCGCCAGCCGAATCTCGTCCGTGAACAGCGTGTTCTGACCGTAGGCATAAATCGGGTCGGCCGAGGCCAGGGCCAGCACCTGGGGCCGGCGGGGGGGGGGGTAGGGCCGGCTGCCAACTGGTCGAGCTGCGCTTGCAGCGAATCGGTGAGGTGGCGGGCCTGCGCCGGGCGGCCCAGCAGCCGGCCCAAGTCGTTGAGGCCGCGCAACACGTCGGCCACCCGCCGGTATTTCTGGTAATAGACCGGGATGCCGAGCTGCCCTAGGCGCGCCGCCGCGTCGGGCGGCGTCATGCCTTCTACCGTAAAAACTACGTCGGGCCGCAGGGCCACGAGTCGCTCCAAATCGAGGGGGTAGGAGCTCACCAGCGGCTTGCGCAGCGCGGCGGCCGGGTAGTCGTCGGCTTGGGTGCGGGCAATGATAGTGGCCGTATCGGCCACGGCATACAGCATTTCGGTGAGGCTGGGGGCCAGTGCCAGCACCCGGCGCGGGTGGGCGGGCAGGGTCAGCTCCCGGCCCAGGTCGTCGCGCACTTGCACGGTAGCCAGGGGGGTAGCCGGTTTATTTTCGGACTGGCAAGCCACCAAACCGGCCAGCAATAGACTACTAATAAGCCAAACGCGCATGGCCGCAAAGGTAGCCCGAACGGGCGCGGCAGGGTACCTTTGAATAGCGGAGGGTAAGCTTTGGCTTGCCGCTCGTAATTCAGTAGGATTTCGCCCCACGGCAAGCTAAAGCTTACCATACATTCTGTTATGATAGTCGTCACCGGCGCCGCCGGCTTCATCGCCAGCTGCCTTGTCTCCCGCCTCAACGCCGCCAATTTCAACGATTTGGTGGTGGTTGACAACTTCGCCATCGAGAAAAAGCTACCCAATATATTGGGCAAAAAGTTGCGCGAGTACGTGGACCGCGAGGAGTTTTTCGACTGGCTCGCTGCCCACCACGAGCAGGTGGAGTTCGTTTTCCACCTCGGTGCCCGCACCGACACGGCCGAGCAGGACCCCGCCGTTTTCGACGTGCTCAACCTCCACTACAGCCAGCAGATGTGGCTGGCCTGCGTGCGCTACAACCTGCCGCTCGTGTACGCCAGCAGCGGTGCCACCTACGGCGACGGTCGCCTCGGCTACTCCGACCAGGACGACGCCCTACCCCTCCACCTGCGCCCGCTCAACCCCTACGGCGACTCGAAAAACGACTTCGACAAGTGGGCCCTGGCGCAGGAAGAAAAGCCCTATTTCTGGGCTGGCCTCAAGTTTTTCAACGTTTACGGCCCCAACGAATACCACAAGGGTCGCATGGCCTCGGTCATCCTGCACGCCTTCCGCCAGATTCGCGAAAACGGCAGCATGCAGCTCTTCCGCTCGCACAACCCCGAATACGTGGATGGTGGCCAGATGCGCGACTTCATTTATGTGAAAGACGTGGTGGAAGTGTGTTACTTCCTGCTGCACCACCGCACACACTCAGGCCTCTACAACCTCGGCACCGGCCAGGCCCGCACCTTCCAGGACCTCGCCCTCAACACCTTCGCCGCAATGGGCCAGCCCGCCGACATCCGCTTCCGCGACACCCCCGAGGACATCCGCGACACCTACCAGTACTTCACCGAAGCCGACATGCGCAAGCTGCGCAGCATTGGTTACGACCTGCCATTCGCGTCGCTGGAAGAAGGCATCCGCGATTACGTGCAGGGATACTTGGTGCCAAACACGTATTATTAAGCAACCCTTCGCTCCCTTCGCTATGGCCTCCCCCACTGCCACCTGCCCGCGCCCGGCCAAAAAGCCAGCAGCTCCAAAGCTAACCGCCGCCGCTGTTGAAGCTACTGCCGATGCCTTTCTGGCCGCCTTCAAAGCGCTGCCCAGCAAGGTGCAGTGGCGCGTTGTGCAGTTGCTTGAGGAGTATGAAGACGAGCTCGACGAAGCGCAGCTAGCCGCTGACAAGGCAGCAAACCCGGAAGATTATGACCGGAAAAATTCTATTACCCTTGAGGAATACTTGCAGGAAAGAGAGGTGCGAAATACGCAAAGCAATGGCGAACAGTCACTTGCTGCATGAAAAAACCGCTATCTCCTAAACTGACCGCTGACACAACCCGCCGCTATACCGTTAAGCTAACGAAAACGGCCCAGAAGCAATTAGATAAGTTACCAGACACCCAAATCGAACGCATTAAAGTAGAATTGCTCGAACTCGCCAGTAATCCCCGGCCTTCCGGTGTTAAAAAGTTAAAAGGCCAGGAGGGCTACCGAATTCGGTTTGGTGACTACCGAATTATGTATTCCATTTTCGACGACGTTCTGCTGGTCGAAGTAGTGAAAGTAGGACAACGCGGAAATTTCTACAATAAGTAGGTAGATGTGCCCGATTGAAGCGAGTCTAAATGAACCATGTTCCTACTGGTCAGAAGAATAGTTACAGTATCGCACCTGAGCACAGTACTTCACCGAGGCCGACATGCGCAAGCTGCGCAACATCGGCTGACCACCCGTTCGCGACGCTTCAAAAAGGCATCCGCGATTACGGGCAGGGATATTTATTGGAAGGCGCTTACTATTAGCATTTACAAATACTTGCCAGTAGCATGTATGATTTAGAATTGCTCAAACTTCACTTAGAAGCACATTGGGGCAAAAGTACTGGCCAGCAATTTTGCATTCCAGACCCGCATAGAAAGATGCCTATCGCTTTCCGAGTGCTGGAATTTCCCCCTGGCGGAGCTCATGATTTCTGGATTTACTCTACGCTCGGTATGTCGATTGATATGGATGACCATTGCATAGAGCTACACGTATTTTCTCAAAACCAGGATGTTGGTTTAGTTGAATTACTGACGGTTACCGCATCATTTCATCGTAACGATACTCCTTTAGACTTACATCACAGCGTTTATATTGGCCAACCCTGGCAAGATAATTCTTTATGTGACCACGCATTTCTGTCGTTGCCATACCTAGACGGAGAAGAACTGGAAGTTATCAATTTTAATGATAACCACCTACAAAATCTTTGGCTCCTACCTATCACTGAAGGTGAGCGAGATTATAAAATGGAGCACGGTTGGATTGCCTTGGAGGAATTGTTTGAAACCAACAACCTCAATTACTTAGACCCTAACAGAGCTTCTTACGCATAAAAAAAGCAGACCAACTGGTCTGCTTTTTTTTCTATTTAGTCCCCGCCGACTTCGTCGCGCTGGCGGCCCTACCCCCTGGTTTTAGCAGGGCGGCGTAGCGGTTAGGGTCGTTGAGCACGGCCACGGCGGCCTGGATATTGGGGTCGTCGTCGAAGCCTGCTTCGGTGCGGCCCTTCTCGTAGTAGTAGCGCGAGGCGATTTCTTCCTCCAGCAGCTCCCGGATTTCGGGTTTGAAGCGCTGCAAGTCGTTGGTTTTGTTGGCGGCTACTTTGCGCTTGATGGCGTCCAACTCGGGCTTCACGTCTTCGTAGTGCTTCTCTTCCTTCACCTTTTTGGTGAGGTCGGTGAGCACACGCTCGGCGTCGGTGCTGTAAGCCATGCTCTTGCCTTGCAGATACGTAACAAACTTCTGATAATCAGCATCCGACAGCTTGAATTCGCGGGCCGGCGCGATGGTAGCGTGCTCGGCGCGGTAGCGGGTAGCGTAGTCGAAGAGGTAGCTCTTCTGGATGAGCACGCGGGTGATGTCGGCGATTTCGCGGTCCTGTATATCAATGTCTGGGGCCACGCCGCCACCATCGTACACAATGCGGCCGGCAGCAGTTTTGAAGGCTGTGCGCAGCGAATCCGGGAATTTGCTCAGCGCGCCATCGTCAGCGCGGTGTGAGTAGTCGATTTCCTGAATGCAGCGTCCGCTCGGAATGTAATACTTGGCAGTCGTCACCTTCAGCTGCGAGTTATAGCTCAGCGGCCGGGTAGCCTGCACGAGGCCCTTGCCGAAGGTGCGCTCGCCCACGAGCACGGCGCGGTCGTAGTCCTGTAACACGCCCGACACGATTTCCGACGCCGACGCCGAGCGGTTGCTCGTGATGATGGCAATCGGTATCTGGGTATCGAGCGGCACGTCAAGGGCCTTATACGTCTTGTTCCACTCCGTCACTTTACCCTTAGTGCTCACCACGTCGAGGCCCTTGTCCACGAACAAGTTAGAGATATTCACGGCCTCGTTGAGCAACCCGCCGGGGTTGTCGCGAATATCAAAAA from Hymenobacter psoromatis includes the following:
- a CDS encoding 6-pyruvoyl tetrahydrobiopterin synthase, which translates into the protein MLYVSRREHFNAAHKLYNPAWSPERNAEVFGPCANENWHGHNYEMIVTVKGQPDPDTGFVVDLKALSDLLRTHITDQVDHKNLNLDVPFLAGQLASTENLAVAFWQIIERELPAISSARLHCVKLYETPRNAVEYFG
- a CDS encoding iron ABC transporter permease, whose translation is MPATHPGRWLLAGTLLTLLLLVLGLRVGSYVTSYAFILRTLRHYDPTDPAQLVLVELRLPRLLLAWLAGASLALSGYLLQTLVTNPLADPYLLGTASGASLGAIITYLFFPALTLGGLYLPPLAALAGGLLATVLVVAIGSRRGRVLPASLLLGGVGVGALAAAAGSLITFLKADQGNLQTVVFWAFGSFERASWVVLSYPAAVLVASLGLLVFLQKDLNLLLLGEERAQALGLPVARLRWLLLGLVAALTGGVVALCGPIGFVGLVVPHLTRGLLGTAGRANLAFCAVLGGGFLLACDLLARLLYPPAGLPVGLVTALLGVPFFVSLLRKKSF
- a CDS encoding peptidase S41, which codes for MTNRKKLLATLGLGALGLVSFRAASDSERYFEIAKNLDIFATLFKEVNTYYVDEITPGKLVKTGIDGMLKSLDPYTNYIPEDDIEDFRTLTTGQYGGIGAVVVKRNGKTVVQSAYEGYPAQKAGLLPGDEILTINNINVDKKTNADISKLLKGQASSVAKLMVTRYGQDKPVQIDITRDKIQVDNVPYYGMLTNDIGYFQLGGFTMDAGREVRNAVIKLKEKGAKKLVFDIRDNPGGLLNEAVNISNLFVDKGLDVVSTKGKVTEWNKTYKALDVPLDTQIPIAIITSNRSASASEIVSGVLQDYDRAVLVGERTFGKGLVQATRPLSYNSQLKVTTAKYYIPSGRCIQEIDYSHRADDGALSKFPDSLRTAFKTAAGRIVYDGGGVAPDIDIQDREIADITRVLIQKSYLFDYATRYRAEHATIAPAREFKLSDADYQKFVTYLQGKSMAYSTDAERVLTDLTKKVKEEKHYEDVKPELDAIKRKVAANKTNDLQRFKPEIRELLEEEIASRYYYEKGRTEAGFDDDPNIQAAVAVLNDPNRYAALLKPGGRAASATKSAGTK
- a CDS encoding ADP-L-glycero-D-mannoheptose-6-epimerase, which gives rise to MIVVTGAAGFIASCLVSRLNAANFNDLVVVDNFAIEKKLPNILGKKLREYVDREEFFDWLAAHHEQVEFVFHLGARTDTAEQDPAVFDVLNLHYSQQMWLACVRYNLPLVYASSGATYGDGRLGYSDQDDALPLHLRPLNPYGDSKNDFDKWALAQEEKPYFWAGLKFFNVYGPNEYHKGRMASVILHAFRQIRENGSMQLFRSHNPEYVDGGQMRDFIYVKDVVEVCYFLLHHRTHSGLYNLGTGQARTFQDLALNTFAAMGQPADIRFRDTPEDIRDTYQYFTEADMRKLRSIGYDLPFASLEEGIRDYVQGYLVPNTYY